A single region of the Neotabrizicola shimadae genome encodes:
- a CDS encoding sialidase family protein, which translates to MPPFPDRELTAEEIVAAMDGRLHAQEDGRADAFLPSPVVQNHAANLALLPDGSLACVWFGGTMEGMGDISVWCSVLAPGAAQWSPARKLSDDPGRSEQNPVLFTAPDGRLWLFHTSQPGGRQDECEIVARVSDGGLDGFGPPRRVGRFRGVFIRQPLRIGPHGEWLMPGFRCITPAAGRWTGSEDDAVMLVSRDGGESWEARAVPGSLGAVHMNPVPGGAGAMPAFYRDRFARQVLRSRSADGGLTWTAPELTELPNNNSSIQAVRLADGRIAMVLNPVNAAMSSARRASLYDEIEGEAPGEAAPSAAVWGVPRAPMMLAVSADDGETFPLRVELDRGTGAALSNNSREGLNRELSYPSILQDPEGNLHIAYTYHRRAIRHVRLDRGWLARQLGVQAARPGAAGQAGSVP; encoded by the coding sequence ATGCCCCCCTTCCCCGACCGCGAACTGACCGCCGAAGAGATCGTGGCCGCGATGGATGGCCGGCTGCACGCGCAGGAGGACGGGCGGGCGGATGCCTTCCTGCCCTCGCCCGTGGTGCAGAACCATGCGGCGAACCTGGCGCTGTTGCCGGATGGCAGCCTGGCCTGTGTGTGGTTCGGCGGCACGATGGAGGGGATGGGGGATATCTCTGTCTGGTGTTCGGTGCTGGCGCCGGGGGCGGCGCAGTGGTCGCCTGCGCGGAAGCTGTCGGACGATCCGGGGCGGTCCGAGCAGAACCCGGTGCTGTTCACCGCGCCGGACGGGCGGCTGTGGCTGTTCCACACCAGCCAGCCGGGCGGGCGGCAGGACGAATGCGAGATCGTCGCCCGGGTGTCGGACGGCGGGCTGGACGGGTTCGGCCCGCCGCGCCGGGTGGGCAGGTTCCGGGGCGTGTTCATCCGCCAGCCCCTCCGGATCGGGCCGCACGGCGAATGGCTGATGCCGGGGTTCCGCTGCATCACGCCGGCCGCGGGGCGCTGGACGGGCAGCGAGGACGATGCGGTGATGCTGGTGTCGCGCGATGGCGGCGAAAGCTGGGAGGCACGGGCGGTGCCGGGCAGCCTGGGCGCGGTGCACATGAACCCGGTGCCGGGCGGGGCAGGGGCGATGCCCGCCTTCTACCGCGACCGCTTTGCGCGGCAGGTGTTGCGCAGCCGGTCGGCGGATGGCGGGCTGACATGGACCGCGCCGGAACTGACCGAATTGCCGAACAACAATTCCTCGATCCAGGCGGTGCGTCTGGCCGACGGGCGCATCGCCATGGTGCTGAACCCGGTCAATGCCGCGATGTCGTCGGCCCGCCGCGCCTCGCTTTATGACGAGATCGAGGGCGAGGCGCCGGGCGAGGCTGCGCCCTCGGCCGCAGTCTGGGGCGTGCCGCGCGCACCGATGATGCTGGCGGTGTCAGCCGACGATGGCGAGACCTTCCCGCTGCGTGTCGAGCTTGACAGGGGCACAGGCGCGGCGTTGTCGAACAACTCGCGAGAGGGGCTGAACCGCGAGTTGTCCTATCCGTCGATCCTGCAGGATCCCGAAGGCAACCTGCACATCGCCTACACCTACCACCGCCGCGCCATCCGGCATGTCAGGTTGGACCGGGGTTGGCTTGCGCGACAGCTGGGAGTGCAGGCGGCCAGGCCAGGTGCGGCGGGCCAAGCGGGTTCGGTTCCCTGA
- a CDS encoding RrF2 family transcriptional regulator: MRLTKFSDYAIRVLLFAANRRGERCTIEEAARAYSISEAHLRKVVRELSHAGFLVGTKGRTGGFSLARDPAEIRIGDILRVTESDFALFECQCTTGDPCLLRGPCSLPAAAAKAVRAFLAVFDEMTLVDVLREPNPLGPPHLAWPPALPAVAQANPGPT, from the coding sequence ATGCGACTGACGAAGTTTTCCGACTACGCCATTCGGGTTCTGCTGTTCGCTGCAAACCGCCGGGGCGAACGGTGCACCATCGAAGAAGCCGCCCGTGCTTACAGCATTTCGGAAGCGCATTTGCGCAAGGTTGTGCGAGAGCTTTCGCATGCCGGCTTTCTGGTCGGAACCAAGGGGCGGACGGGCGGATTCTCTCTTGCCCGCGACCCTGCAGAAATCCGTATCGGCGACATCCTTCGCGTCACCGAATCCGACTTTGCCTTGTTCGAATGCCAATGCACCACCGGCGATCCCTGCCTCCTGCGCGGCCCATGCAGCCTGCCCGCGGCGGCCGCCAAGGCTGTCCGCGCTTTTCTGGCCGTGTTCGACGAGATGACGCTGGTGGACGTGCTCAGGGAACCGAACCCGCTTGGCCCGCCGCACCTGGCCTGGCCGCCTGCACTCCCAGCTGTCGCGCAAGCCAACCCCGGTCCAACCTGA
- a CDS encoding DUF1636 family protein has product MDDLLRRPVATPPYAVTQRARHQILVCQTCRHKGDTCRPGLQLLERLRVAIAAAGLGDGFEVSGTACMAGCDRPCTVAWRATSKATWLFGDISPDEDIDDLVAFARLYRDLDDGWCRAADRPGKLAEHVLARIPAALIVTGEEVVQ; this is encoded by the coding sequence ATGGATGATCTTCTGCGTCGGCCTGTGGCCACGCCCCCCTATGCCGTGACGCAACGCGCGCGGCACCAGATTCTCGTATGCCAGACCTGCCGTCACAAGGGCGACACCTGCCGACCCGGTCTGCAGTTGCTGGAGCGATTGCGCGTGGCCATTGCCGCCGCGGGGCTTGGCGACGGCTTCGAGGTTTCAGGCACCGCCTGCATGGCGGGCTGCGACCGGCCCTGCACCGTGGCCTGGCGGGCCACGTCCAAGGCGACCTGGTTGTTCGGCGACATCAGCCCGGATGAGGACATCGACGATCTGGTGGCCTTTGCCCGGCTCTACCGCGACCTTGACGACGGCTGGTGCCGCGCAGCCGACCGGCCCGGCAAGCTGGCCGAACATGTGCTGGCCCGCATCCCCGCCGCGCTGATCGTGACTGGCGAAGAGGTCGTGCAATGA
- a CDS encoding ABC transporter ATP-binding protein, whose product MTPDIELRGVTWGPAGGPEILHDLSFQVPRGELLAICGANGAGKSSLLRLIYRFQPPRRGTVLLRGRDIWLMSAPEAARVVAAVLQEQPTDFALTARQIVALGRLPHRRGLFAGLSSPGADDEAVITGALVRLDLVALADRPFGTLSGGERQRVMVARALAQEPQVLVLDEPTNHLDIRHQLELLALLRGTGLTVVTTLHDLTLAAEHADRIIVLRQGRILADGPPERALTETTLGQAFEVRSRIDRSGDRPRFSFHL is encoded by the coding sequence ATGACGCCAGACATCGAATTGCGCGGCGTGACATGGGGGCCGGCGGGCGGCCCCGAGATCCTTCATGACCTGTCGTTCCAGGTGCCGCGCGGCGAATTGCTGGCGATCTGCGGCGCCAACGGGGCGGGCAAGTCCTCGCTTCTGCGGCTGATCTACCGGTTCCAGCCGCCGCGGCGCGGGACGGTGCTGCTGCGGGGTCGCGACATCTGGCTGATGAGCGCGCCCGAAGCGGCGCGGGTGGTCGCCGCCGTGCTGCAGGAACAGCCCACGGATTTCGCCCTGACCGCGCGGCAGATCGTGGCGCTGGGCCGTCTGCCGCACCGGCGTGGGCTTTTCGCCGGCCTGTCCTCGCCCGGTGCCGACGACGAGGCGGTGATCACCGGCGCACTGGTGCGGCTTGACCTTGTGGCGCTGGCCGACCGGCCCTTCGGAACCTTGTCGGGGGGCGAGCGGCAGCGGGTGATGGTGGCCCGCGCCCTGGCGCAGGAACCGCAGGTTCTGGTGCTGGACGAGCCGACGAACCATCTGGACATCCGCCACCAACTGGAACTGCTGGCGCTGTTGCGCGGCACCGGGTTGACCGTGGTCACCACGCTGCACGACCTGACGCTGGCCGCCGAACATGCCGACCGCATCATCGTGCTGCGGCAGGGGCGCATCCTTGCCGACGGTCCACCCGAACGGGCGCTGACCGAGACCACCCTTGGCCAGGCCTTCGAGGTGCGCAGCCGGATCGACCGTTCGGGCGACCGGCCGCGCTTTTCCTTTCATCTCTGA
- a CDS encoding ABC transporter substrate-binding protein: MLRLSLAALLLSAGAAAAFPVTVKSCNRDVTFDAAPSRAISNDVNLTEMMLVLGLRDQMVGYTGISGWKTLDPVMREGVAELPELSAKYPTKEVLAAAEPDFFFAGWNYGMKVGGEVTPETLEPLGIKVYELTESCIHIGPKEKSSMQDMYADILNLGTIFGVEDRAQALVAGWQAELAEVTKGVDRTDPVRVFVYDSGEKAPFTAGRYAMPTAMIEAAGGVNIMDDLDKSWAEIGWEPVVERNPEVVVIVNYGDVTAEQKIAFMKSNPAFAEIDAVKNDRFVVLEYVEATPGPRNIEAVKKLVAGFAD, from the coding sequence ATGCTTCGTCTTTCCCTTGCCGCCCTGCTGTTGTCTGCCGGTGCGGCCGCGGCCTTCCCCGTGACCGTGAAAAGCTGCAACCGCGACGTCACCTTCGATGCTGCCCCCAGCCGGGCGATTTCCAACGATGTGAACCTGACCGAGATGATGCTGGTGCTCGGCCTGCGGGACCAGATGGTGGGCTATACCGGCATTTCGGGCTGGAAGACGCTGGACCCGGTGATGCGCGAAGGCGTGGCCGAACTGCCGGAACTGTCGGCCAAATACCCGACCAAGGAGGTGCTGGCGGCAGCCGAGCCGGATTTCTTCTTTGCCGGCTGGAACTATGGCATGAAGGTCGGCGGCGAAGTGACGCCCGAGACGCTGGAGCCCCTGGGGATCAAGGTCTATGAGCTGACCGAGAGCTGCATCCACATCGGGCCGAAGGAAAAAAGCTCGATGCAGGACATGTATGCCGACATCCTGAACCTGGGCACGATCTTCGGCGTCGAGGACCGCGCGCAGGCGCTGGTGGCCGGCTGGCAGGCCGAACTGGCCGAGGTGACGAAGGGCGTGGACCGGACCGATCCGGTGCGGGTCTTCGTCTATGACTCGGGCGAGAAGGCCCCCTTCACCGCCGGCCGCTATGCCATGCCGACCGCGATGATCGAGGCGGCGGGCGGCGTGAACATCATGGACGATCTGGACAAGTCCTGGGCCGAGATCGGCTGGGAACCCGTGGTCGAGCGCAACCCCGAGGTTGTGGTGATCGTGAACTACGGCGACGTGACGGCCGAACAGAAGATCGCCTTCATGAAATCGAACCCGGCTTTCGCCGAGATCGACGCGGTGAAGAACGACCGCTTCGTCGTGCTGGAATATGTCGAGGCGACGCCCGGCCCGCGCAACATCGAGGCGGTGAAGAAGCTCGTCGCCGGCTTCGCTGACTGA
- a CDS encoding FecCD family ABC transporter permease, translated as MAETTASVSIARMGRRAAIALAAAGILVLSVVVAVSVGAVDLPLGTVWGIALDHLVPGLVAPDWSRAHANIVWEIRFPRVVLAGLVGAGLGIVGAALQAVTRNPLADPHLLGISSGGAFGAIAALMHTGLFLGLLTVPLMAFGGALLATLLVLGVAQVAGATSADRLVLAGVAVSFVIMAAANILIFLGDPKATHTVVFWMLGGLGLAQWPHLLWPLAVLVPGGLWLMTQSTALNAMSLGDETAATLGIPVARFRLAVFVVAALITGVMVAFSGLIGFVGLMMPHLVRLVAGGNNAVVLPGSAFAGAVFLIWADAVARVVMAPEDLPIGVVTGLCGGIFFIWLMSRRR; from the coding sequence ATGGCCGAGACGACCGCCTCTGTCAGCATCGCCCGCATGGGCCGGCGCGCAGCCATCGCGCTGGCGGCGGCGGGGATCTTGGTCCTGTCGGTGGTCGTCGCGGTTTCGGTGGGGGCGGTGGACCTGCCGCTGGGCACCGTCTGGGGCATCGCGCTGGACCATCTGGTGCCGGGGCTCGTGGCCCCGGACTGGAGCCGCGCCCATGCCAACATCGTCTGGGAAATCCGCTTTCCCCGCGTGGTCCTGGCCGGACTGGTGGGGGCCGGGCTGGGGATCGTCGGCGCGGCCCTGCAAGCCGTGACGCGCAATCCGCTGGCCGACCCTCACCTCCTGGGCATCTCGTCCGGTGGAGCCTTCGGTGCGATTGCGGCGCTGATGCACACGGGGCTGTTCCTGGGCCTTCTGACCGTGCCGCTGATGGCCTTTGGAGGCGCGCTGCTGGCCACGCTTCTGGTGCTGGGCGTGGCGCAGGTGGCGGGCGCCACCTCGGCCGACCGGCTGGTGCTGGCGGGGGTGGCGGTGAGCTTCGTCATCATGGCGGCGGCCAACATCCTGATCTTTCTGGGCGATCCGAAGGCCACGCATACCGTGGTGTTCTGGATGCTGGGCGGGCTGGGTCTGGCGCAGTGGCCGCATCTGCTGTGGCCGCTGGCGGTGCTGGTGCCCGGCGGGCTGTGGCTGATGACTCAATCGACCGCGCTGAACGCGATGTCGCTTGGCGATGAAACCGCGGCGACGCTGGGCATCCCGGTGGCGCGGTTCCGTCTGGCGGTCTTTGTCGTGGCCGCGCTGATCACCGGGGTGATGGTGGCGTTTTCCGGCCTGATCGGCTTTGTCGGGCTGATGATGCCGCATCTGGTGCGGCTGGTGGCCGGGGGCAACAACGCCGTGGTGCTGCCGGGTTCGGCCTTTGCAGGGGCGGTGTTCCTGATCTGGGCCGATGCTGTCGCCCGCGTGGTGATGGCGCCCGAAGACCTGCCCATCGGCGTGGTGACGGGTCTGTGCGGCGGCATCTTCTTCATCTGGCTGATGTCGCGGCGGCGCTAG
- a CDS encoding glycoside hydrolase family 127 protein: protein MRRYSSVPFADVTITGGFWSERLDTVLRTTIPSQHAQLEKYNVLESLKLPQPVPPLTFKPHANGFSTQIFWDSDVGKWIEAASYALSHRRDPVIEAQIEAITDDLEKAQEPDGYVNCWYLEREPQNRWTNLRDNHELYNLGHLLEGAVAYMRATGRDRLMKVMERAFDHVATVFGTRPGQKRGYCGHPEVELALIKAWHATGQRKYLDLASYFVDERGRQPHYFDIERDARGEPAGKYGQGTYEYSQSHLPVREQTKVVGHAVRAFYLYTAMADLAAEHDDAALRRTCETLWQDVTSTRMYVTGGFGPSERNEGFTEDYDLPNDTAYAETCASVAMVFWAARMLNLDLDGQYADLLELALYNNALAGLSREGDTYFYDNKLESDGSHRRWDWHPCPCCTMNVARLVASIGGYVFGLAKDEVAIHLYGGAKADLPVAGGTVRIAETSNYPWEGTIRVAVDPDAARRFTLSLRIPSWCAGARARVNGADVPVTPERGYLRLTRDWMPGDVVELDLPMPPQRLWAHPEVKADVGRVALRRGPLVFCFEGQDQDAPLHRLRLPRDAALHAEFRGDMLGGISVIRAEGSAVTEPSPALYRTAPPAEAHSPLLAVPYYIWCNRGPNPMQVWMRE from the coding sequence ATGCGCCGCTATTCATCCGTCCCCTTCGCCGATGTGACGATCACCGGCGGTTTCTGGTCCGAACGCCTGGACACCGTGCTGCGCACGACGATCCCCAGCCAGCACGCCCAGCTTGAGAAGTACAACGTCCTGGAAAGCCTGAAGCTGCCCCAGCCCGTGCCCCCCTTGACCTTCAAGCCGCATGCCAACGGGTTCTCGACCCAGATTTTCTGGGACAGCGACGTGGGCAAGTGGATCGAGGCCGCTTCCTACGCCCTGTCGCATCGCCGCGACCCGGTGATCGAGGCGCAGATCGAGGCGATCACCGACGATCTGGAAAAGGCGCAGGAGCCCGACGGGTACGTCAACTGCTGGTATCTGGAACGCGAGCCGCAGAACCGCTGGACGAACCTGCGCGACAATCACGAGCTTTACAACCTGGGCCACCTGCTGGAGGGCGCGGTCGCCTACATGCGCGCCACCGGCCGCGACCGGCTGATGAAGGTGATGGAACGCGCCTTCGACCATGTCGCCACGGTCTTCGGCACCAGGCCGGGCCAGAAGCGCGGCTATTGCGGCCACCCCGAGGTGGAGCTGGCTCTCATCAAGGCCTGGCACGCCACGGGCCAGCGCAAGTACCTGGACCTCGCCAGCTATTTCGTGGACGAGCGCGGCCGCCAGCCACATTACTTCGACATCGAGCGCGATGCGCGGGGCGAACCGGCCGGCAAGTACGGCCAGGGCACCTATGAATACAGCCAGTCCCACCTGCCCGTGCGCGAGCAGACCAAGGTGGTGGGCCATGCCGTGCGGGCCTTCTACCTGTACACCGCCATGGCCGACCTTGCCGCCGAACACGACGATGCCGCGCTGCGCCGCACCTGCGAAACCCTGTGGCAGGACGTGACCTCGACCCGGATGTATGTGACCGGCGGCTTCGGCCCCTCGGAGCGCAACGAGGGCTTCACCGAAGACTACGACCTGCCCAACGACACCGCCTATGCCGAAACCTGCGCCAGCGTGGCCATGGTGTTCTGGGCGGCGCGGATGCTGAACCTGGACTTGGACGGCCAGTATGCCGACCTTCTGGAACTGGCGCTGTACAACAACGCGCTGGCCGGCCTGTCGCGCGAGGGCGACACCTACTTCTACGACAACAAGCTGGAAAGCGACGGCAGCCACCGCCGGTGGGATTGGCACCCCTGCCCCTGTTGCACGATGAACGTGGCCCGTCTGGTGGCCTCGATCGGCGGCTATGTCTTCGGTCTGGCCAAGGACGAGGTGGCAATCCACCTGTACGGCGGGGCGAAGGCCGACCTGCCCGTCGCGGGCGGCACGGTCCGCATCGCGGAAACCTCGAACTACCCTTGGGAAGGCACGATCCGCGTGGCGGTCGATCCCGATGCCGCGCGCCGCTTCACCCTGTCGCTGCGCATCCCGTCCTGGTGCGCCGGGGCGCGGGCAAGGGTGAACGGCGCCGATGTGCCCGTCACCCCCGAACGCGGCTATCTGCGGCTGACGCGCGACTGGATGCCGGGCGATGTGGTCGAGCTTGACCTGCCCATGCCGCCGCAGCGCCTTTGGGCGCACCCGGAAGTAAAGGCCGATGTGGGCCGTGTGGCACTGCGCCGTGGCCCGCTGGTCTTCTGCTTCGAAGGGCAGGATCAGGATGCGCCCCTGCACCGCCTGCGCCTGCCGCGCGACGCCGCGCTGCACGCCGAATTCCGTGGCGACATGCTGGGCGGCATCTCGGTCATTCGCGCCGAAGGCTCTGCCGTGACAGAGCCAAGCCCCGCGCTTTACCGCACCGCACCCCCGGCCGAGGCGCACTCGCCGCTGCTGGCGGTGCCCTACTACATCTGGTGCAATCGCGGCCCGAACCCGATGCAGGTCTGGATGCGGGAATGA